One genomic segment of Arthrobacter sp. zg-Y1110 includes these proteins:
- the rpsP gene encoding 30S ribosomal protein S16, whose translation MAVKIRLKRLGKKFSAHYRVVVMDSRAKRDGRAIEEIGLYRPTEEPSYIDIKSDRAQYWLGVGAQPTEQVAALLKITGDWQKFKNIDGQEGTLRTKAPKEAFVAPEKKSVIVPEAITPKAKKEEAPEASTEAEAE comes from the coding sequence GTGGCCGTAAAGATTCGCCTTAAGCGCCTTGGCAAGAAGTTCTCAGCACACTACCGCGTTGTTGTCATGGATTCCCGTGCCAAGCGCGATGGCCGTGCCATCGAAGAAATCGGACTCTACCGTCCGACCGAAGAGCCGTCGTACATCGACATCAAGTCGGACCGTGCGCAGTACTGGCTCGGCGTCGGCGCCCAGCCCACCGAGCAGGTCGCAGCACTGCTGAAGATCACCGGTGACTGGCAGAAGTTCAAGAACATCGACGGCCAGGAAGGTACCCTGCGTACCAAGGCCCCGAAGGAAGCCTTCGTGGCTCCCGAAAAGAAGTCCGTGATTGTCCCCGAGGCCATCACCCCCAAGGCCAAGAAGGAAGAGGCCCCCGAGGCCTCCACCGAGGCTGAGGCAGAGTAA
- a CDS encoding VOC family protein — MNLQVKDRLPADLAMGTVMLKVGDLAKVSAYYRGALGLEIVAEADGGQYLGRGSVPVVHLAPAPGLQVASRGEAGLFHTAILFETQADLAATVASAARYDPSAFVGSADHLVSEAFYFTDPEGNGIELYYDKPRETWDWDRTEAGREVRMASLPLSPQAYFRNHLTEAALDGLSAADAAVGHVHLQVGDTETAAAFYVDTLGFERTAGFHGQALFVSAGGYHHHMAMNVWNSRGAGPRRDTLGLGEVLISVPTADDVAGLADRLRVAGISSHSTGAELRFEDPWRNRLRVAVG; from the coding sequence ATGAACCTTCAAGTAAAAGACCGCCTGCCCGCCGACCTCGCCATGGGCACGGTAATGCTCAAGGTGGGCGACCTGGCAAAGGTCTCCGCCTATTACCGCGGTGCCCTGGGGCTGGAGATCGTGGCGGAGGCCGACGGCGGCCAGTATCTGGGGCGCGGAAGCGTCCCAGTGGTGCATTTGGCGCCGGCGCCCGGACTGCAGGTGGCCTCCCGCGGCGAGGCCGGACTGTTCCACACCGCCATCCTCTTCGAAACCCAGGCAGACCTTGCTGCCACCGTTGCCTCTGCGGCCCGGTATGACCCGTCGGCCTTTGTCGGCTCCGCGGACCACCTCGTCAGCGAGGCGTTCTACTTCACCGATCCCGAAGGCAACGGCATCGAGCTCTACTATGACAAGCCGCGCGAAACCTGGGACTGGGATCGGACGGAGGCCGGCAGGGAAGTGCGGATGGCGTCGTTGCCGCTGTCTCCGCAGGCCTACTTCCGCAACCATCTCACCGAAGCGGCACTGGACGGACTCTCCGCTGCCGATGCCGCCGTCGGGCACGTTCACCTGCAGGTAGGCGACACGGAAACCGCTGCCGCGTTCTACGTGGACACGCTGGGGTTCGAGCGGACCGCCGGTTTCCACGGGCAGGCCCTCTTTGTCTCCGCCGGCGGCTACCACCACCACATGGCGATGAACGTCTGGAACAGCCGCGGCGCCGGACCGCGCCGCGACACGCTGGGCCTGGGCGAGGTGCTGATTAGCGTTCCAACCGCCGACGACGTCGCCGGGCTTGCGGACCGCCTTCGGGTTGCCGGGATTTCCAGCCACTCCACCGGGGCCGAGCTGCGCTTTGAGGACCCGTGGCGCAACCGGCTGCGTGTTGCCGTCGGCTGA
- a CDS encoding DUF3592 domain-containing protein: MADQPTSDPRARRTEIIGTLIAHLLVISIPAFGLAVGLPWISSVHNGHQLVSANVRTTGTVTDVRFSNGSRKSSGRSAIMTYSFTAENGTEGTVEDSQSYSKWRDGPREELTEKLQGTEKTVFYDPDDPDEAIVEGDTRSYVPPVIFLTLFTVIGGFFTYVMVEQTIKARRKKEAQTV, from the coding sequence ATGGCCGATCAACCCACCTCCGACCCCAGAGCGCGCAGAACCGAGATCATCGGAACGCTGATCGCCCATCTGTTGGTGATCTCCATCCCGGCTTTCGGCCTTGCGGTGGGACTTCCCTGGATCTCGTCCGTCCATAACGGCCATCAGCTCGTATCCGCAAACGTCAGGACGACCGGCACTGTCACTGACGTTCGGTTTTCCAACGGCAGCCGGAAAAGCAGCGGCCGCAGCGCAATAATGACGTATTCATTCACCGCCGAAAACGGGACAGAAGGAACCGTTGAAGACTCGCAAAGCTACAGCAAATGGCGCGATGGGCCTCGGGAGGAGCTGACGGAAAAGCTCCAAGGTACCGAAAAGACTGTGTTCTATGATCCCGACGATCCCGACGAAGCCATTGTCGAGGGAGACACGAGGTCCTACGTGCCACCGGTTATTTTCCTGACCCTCTTCACGGTCATCGGCGGCTTTTTCACGTATGTCATGGTGGAGCAGACCATCAAAGCCAGGAGAAAGAAGGAGGCGCAGACGGTCTAG